The following are encoded together in the Desulfococcus multivorans genome:
- a CDS encoding CGGC domain-containing protein, producing the protein MNSKTKIGIIICDRYRRCAGGKCFRAMKSKEGAFSRYTDTELELVGFTSCDGCPGGNIEYAGEEMVRNGAEVIHLATGLVVGYPPCPHINTFKTFLEKRYQLTVVVGTHPIPKKYLDMHTDLGTWENPDWKPLVAPTMSDEATRASYN; encoded by the coding sequence ATGAATTCGAAGACAAAGATCGGAATAATTATTTGCGATCGTTATCGCCGCTGTGCCGGTGGTAAATGTTTCCGGGCGATGAAAAGTAAGGAGGGTGCTTTCAGCAGATACACGGACACGGAACTCGAGTTGGTTGGTTTTACATCATGCGACGGCTGTCCTGGTGGAAACATTGAATATGCGGGTGAGGAAATGGTGAGGAACGGCGCAGAAGTTATTCATTTAGCTACCGGCCTTGTTGTGGGTTATCCGCCCTGTCCCCACATCAATACATTCAAAACCTTTCTCGAAAAACGCTATCAGTTAACTGTCGTTGTAGGCACCCACCCGATACCGAAAAAATATCTTGATATGCATACGGATCTTGGGACCTGGGAAAACCCTGATTGGAAGCCCCTTGTTGCGCCGACGATGAGTGATGAAGCGACTCGAGCAAGTTACAACTGA
- the hutH gene encoding histidine ammonia-lyase, with protein sequence MPKIYLDKDEITIDDLVAVARDRAPVSISPVGEGRVEKTSRLIARWVKEKKVIYGITTGFGALCDVSISETETRKLQENVLMSHAAGVGDPLPEEVVRAIMALRVHDLSLGYSGCRMETLRYLITFLNAGLTPVIPEKGSVGASGDLAPTAHLGLVLIGRGEAVFKGCRMPGAAALSAINLPPLKLAAGEGLALINGTQVMTGMGALVVHDAVRISKMADIACAMTLEVLMGSSSEFDPRIHQVRPHPGQILTADNMLRLTADSEIMASHKGCARLQDAYTLRCSPQIHGASKDALAHARRVIDIEINATTTNPLIFADTEEIRLGGNFHGQPVAMAADYLSMGLAELGSVSERRIERLVNPQLSDLPAFLTEHGGLNSGYMIGQYVAAALVSENKVLAHPACIDSIPTSANKEDHVSMGSIAMRQTREILDNVEHVVAIELLCAAQAYDLLQKKQPMTGGRGTHAAYRVIRRYVPYMAEDRDLYIDIQTMRDVLRRGEVVRAVEAAVGEIRSYARRVPPSQ encoded by the coding sequence ATGCCGAAAATCTATCTGGACAAAGATGAAATCACCATCGACGACCTGGTGGCCGTAGCCCGGGATCGGGCGCCGGTTTCGATATCCCCGGTCGGCGAAGGCCGGGTCGAAAAGACGAGTCGGCTTATCGCCCGATGGGTAAAGGAGAAGAAGGTCATCTATGGAATCACGACGGGCTTTGGAGCCCTATGCGACGTCTCCATCTCCGAAACCGAAACCCGGAAGCTCCAGGAAAATGTCCTCATGAGTCACGCCGCGGGCGTCGGCGATCCCCTGCCCGAGGAGGTGGTTCGGGCCATTATGGCCCTTCGGGTCCACGACCTCTCGCTGGGCTATTCCGGTTGCCGGATGGAAACCCTCCGCTACCTCATCACGTTCCTCAACGCAGGGCTTACTCCGGTCATTCCCGAAAAAGGGTCGGTAGGCGCATCCGGCGACCTGGCGCCAACGGCCCACCTCGGCCTGGTGCTCATCGGCCGGGGCGAGGCCGTTTTCAAGGGGTGTCGGATGCCCGGGGCGGCAGCACTTTCAGCCATCAATCTTCCACCCCTCAAGCTGGCGGCCGGCGAAGGGCTCGCTCTCATCAACGGTACCCAGGTCATGACCGGCATGGGCGCCCTGGTGGTCCACGACGCCGTCCGCATTTCCAAGATGGCCGACATCGCCTGCGCCATGACCCTGGAGGTGCTCATGGGGAGCAGTTCCGAGTTCGATCCCCGCATCCATCAGGTGCGCCCCCACCCGGGCCAGATCCTCACGGCCGACAACATGCTCCGGCTCACGGCAGACAGCGAGATCATGGCCTCTCACAAAGGGTGTGCGCGGCTCCAGGACGCCTATACCCTGAGATGCTCGCCCCAGATTCACGGGGCGAGCAAGGACGCGCTGGCCCATGCCAGGCGCGTCATCGACATCGAAATCAATGCCACCACCACCAACCCCCTGATCTTCGCCGACACCGAAGAGATTCGCCTTGGCGGCAATTTCCACGGCCAGCCGGTGGCCATGGCGGCGGACTATCTGTCCATGGGTCTCGCGGAACTGGGAAGCGTCTCCGAACGACGCATCGAACGACTGGTCAACCCTCAGCTCAGTGACCTCCCCGCTTTTTTGACCGAGCACGGCGGTCTCAACTCCGGCTACATGATCGGCCAGTATGTGGCCGCGGCGCTGGTTTCCGAAAACAAGGTACTGGCCCACCCGGCCTGCATCGATTCGATCCCCACCTCGGCCAACAAGGAGGATCACGTCAGCATGGGATCGATTGCCATGCGGCAGACCCGGGAAATCCTCGACAACGTCGAACACGTCGTGGCCATCGAGCTGCTCTGCGCAGCCCAGGCATACGATCTGCTCCAGAAGAAACAGCCAATGACCGGCGGCAGAGGCACCCACGCCGCCTACCGGGTCATCCGACGCTACGTGCCCTACATGGCCGAGGACCGGGACCTCTACATCGACATCCAAACCATGCGTGATGTCCTGCGGCGGGGCGAGGTCGTCCGGGCCGTGGAGGCGGCCGTGGGCGAAATCCGTTCGTATGCCCGGAGGGTGCCGCCGTCGCAGTGA
- the hutI gene encoding imidazolonepropionase gives MTAQLFKNARIFSPVDAGIPAAGKDQGKIRIHDRGALLVGNGLITDVGDMDIVRGRTVMGMIDEVVDCRGRTMIPGFVDPHTHMCFTELREAEFELRMAGTPYMEILAMGGGILSSVKTVRNASEEALFEASRRRVQTALRLGTTTIEIKSGYGLDTATELKMLRVIDRLGREMPLDVVPTFLGAHAVPVEYRDRADAFVDLVVGEMIPEIREQGIARFCDVFCEKGVFSIDQARRILEAARTAGLGVRIHADEVHDLGGAALAAALGAASADHLLAASDDNLQRMVEAGVTAVLLPATAYSLRKPYARARHMIDAGLAVALATDCNPGSSYTESMPFVIGLAVVNMFMTPFEALTAGTLNAAYAIGMARSVGSLDPGKQADFLLLDGDSPTILAYHAGVSPITAVYKRGKRVF, from the coding sequence ATGACCGCACAGCTCTTTAAGAACGCCCGCATCTTCTCGCCTGTTGACGCAGGCATCCCCGCCGCCGGAAAAGATCAGGGGAAAATCCGTATCCATGACCGGGGCGCCCTCCTCGTGGGCAACGGCCTCATCACTGATGTCGGGGACATGGACATCGTGCGGGGTCGGACCGTCATGGGGATGATCGACGAAGTCGTCGACTGTCGGGGGCGCACCATGATCCCCGGCTTCGTCGATCCCCACACCCACATGTGTTTTACCGAACTGCGGGAAGCGGAATTCGAGCTGCGCATGGCCGGAACCCCCTACATGGAAATCCTGGCCATGGGGGGGGGCATTCTATCGTCGGTGAAGACGGTCCGGAATGCCTCGGAAGAAGCGCTTTTCGAGGCAAGCCGCCGCCGGGTCCAGACGGCCCTCCGTCTCGGCACCACCACCATCGAGATCAAGAGCGGGTACGGGCTAGACACCGCAACCGAACTCAAAATGCTCCGGGTTATCGACCGTCTCGGCCGCGAAATGCCCCTGGACGTCGTCCCCACTTTCCTGGGCGCACATGCCGTTCCGGTGGAGTACAGGGACCGCGCCGACGCCTTCGTGGATCTCGTGGTGGGTGAGATGATCCCCGAGATCCGGGAGCAGGGAATCGCGCGATTCTGCGACGTCTTCTGCGAAAAGGGCGTCTTTTCCATTGACCAGGCACGACGAATCCTCGAAGCCGCACGGACGGCGGGCCTAGGCGTCAGGATTCATGCCGACGAGGTCCACGATCTGGGGGGAGCGGCATTGGCTGCGGCTCTCGGGGCCGCCTCCGCCGATCATCTCCTGGCGGCCTCCGATGACAACCTCCAGCGCATGGTCGAGGCCGGAGTGACGGCCGTCCTCCTGCCGGCAACGGCCTACAGCCTCAGAAAACCCTACGCCCGGGCGAGACACATGATCGACGCCGGTCTGGCCGTGGCCCTGGCCACCGACTGCAACCCCGGGTCAAGCTATACCGAGTCAATGCCTTTCGTTATAGGCCTAGCAGTGGTCAACATGTTCATGACCCCCTTCGAGGCGTTGACGGCAGGTACGCTCAACGCCGCCTACGCCATAGGCATGGCCCGTTCCGTGGGCAGTCTTGATCCGGGCAAACAGGCGGATTTTCTGCTCCTGGATGGAGATTCTCCAACGATCCTGGCCTACCATGCCGGCGTCTCGCCGATCACCGCCGTCTACAAGCGCGGGAAGCGTGTTTTCTGA
- the ftcD gene encoding glutamate formimidoyltransferase produces the protein MAIQLIECTPCFSEGRRHDVIDAILNPFRTTPGCHLLDHRSDGEENHLTISLAGRPGPVQEALMAAARIALETIDMNAYTGLHLGIGAVDMIPFAPVTNISMEACTTLARDFGRRLFHETEIPVYFFGEAAIRHERRCPADLRRGGYDLLKIEASAPKRRPDIGEPRLHPTAGATAVGVGKRPLYFHVNLRTADIAVAVKIAEAVTVHAGGPCHVKANARAIEDRDMTQIRFTILDPAVVPLYRILEMVRMEARGWGVEVALTDIPGMVSAGAFIQSAAYYLQAAGFHLDQVTELRLLAAMGDDT, from the coding sequence ATGGCAATCCAGTTGATCGAATGTACCCCCTGTTTCAGCGAAGGACGACGGCACGATGTGATCGACGCTATCCTGAACCCATTCCGGACCACCCCGGGGTGTCACCTCCTGGACCATCGGTCCGACGGCGAAGAGAACCACTTGACGATTTCCCTGGCGGGCAGACCCGGACCCGTGCAGGAAGCCCTCATGGCCGCGGCCAGAATCGCCCTGGAAACCATCGACATGAACGCCTACACGGGTCTGCACCTGGGTATCGGCGCTGTAGACATGATCCCCTTCGCGCCGGTAACGAACATCTCCATGGAAGCTTGCACAACCTTGGCCCGGGACTTTGGCCGGCGCCTTTTCCATGAGACGGAGATCCCCGTCTATTTTTTCGGCGAAGCGGCCATACGTCATGAACGACGATGTCCGGCGGATCTCCGGAGGGGCGGGTATGATCTCCTGAAAATCGAGGCCTCCGCGCCCAAGCGCCGGCCGGATATAGGTGAACCCAGGCTTCATCCCACCGCCGGAGCGACGGCCGTCGGCGTCGGCAAGCGTCCCCTATATTTTCATGTCAATCTTCGCACGGCCGATATCGCCGTGGCCGTCAAGATCGCCGAAGCCGTAACGGTCCATGCCGGGGGGCCCTGTCATGTCAAGGCAAACGCCCGGGCCATCGAAGACCGTGACATGACCCAGATTCGATTCACCATACTGGACCCGGCTGTCGTGCCGCTCTACCGGATTCTCGAGATGGTGCGCATGGAAGCCCGCGGCTGGGGGGTCGAGGTGGCCTTGACCGACATCCCGGGCATGGTCTCGGCGGGGGCCTTCATCCAAAGCGCGGCCTATTACCTGCAGGCGGCGGGTTTTCACCTCGATCAGGTGACCGAACTGCGGCTATTGGCTGCCATGGGCGACGACACATGA
- a CDS encoding urocanate hydratase, translating into MLTHRQISEAMRIRIESALPPMPPFAPDIRRAPDRGFRLSRAQTEIALKNALRYIPGTHHAVLAPEFLNELRTRGRIYGYRFRPREPITARPVNTYRGNCLAGKAFQLMIDNNLDSDVALYPYELVTYGETGSVCQNWMQYRLIKRYLEELTEAQTLVVQSGHPLGLFKSGPEAPRVIITNGLMVGLYDNPDDWEIAAQMGVSSYGQMTAGGWMYIGPQGIVHGTYNTLLNAGRKMCGVAADQNLRGLLFVSSGLGGMSGAQPKAAAIAGAVSVIAEVDASRIRTRMDQGWVDEMSPDPDEIFIKAAAAARSGTPLSLAYHGNVVDLLEYIVAKNIHVDLLSDQTSCHVAYDGGYCPQGVSFEERTRLLTADRRLFRQMVDRSLRRHFELIRILSARGAYFFDYGNAFLKAVFDAGVPEIAKNGRDAREGFIFPSYFEDIMGPIFDYGYGPFRWVCLSGDPEDLARTDQAAMACIDPERRPEDRDNRAWIRDAEKHRLVVGSQARILYQDAAGRTAIALRFNAMVRSGEIGPIMVGRDHHDPGGTDSPFRETANIRDGSNVTADMATHCFAGNAARGMSLVALHNGGGTGIGKAVNGGFGLVLDGGERVDAVIRSAMSWDVMGGVARRNWARNPNAMAVAMAYNQENVNGDQITLPYLTDDALVTETVDALFPKSR; encoded by the coding sequence ATGTTGACCCATCGTCAGATATCCGAAGCCATGAGAATCCGGATCGAAAGCGCGTTGCCCCCGATGCCGCCCTTTGCGCCGGATATCCGGCGGGCCCCCGACAGAGGATTCCGCCTTTCTCGCGCTCAGACGGAAATCGCTCTTAAAAACGCCCTCCGCTATATTCCCGGGACCCATCACGCCGTCCTGGCCCCCGAGTTCCTGAACGAACTGAGAACGCGGGGCCGGATCTACGGGTATCGTTTTCGGCCCCGGGAGCCCATCACCGCCCGACCGGTGAACACCTACCGAGGCAACTGCCTGGCGGGCAAGGCTTTCCAACTCATGATCGACAACAACCTCGATAGTGACGTGGCCCTCTACCCCTACGAATTGGTCACCTACGGTGAAACCGGCAGCGTTTGCCAGAACTGGATGCAATACCGGCTCATCAAACGCTATCTTGAGGAACTGACCGAAGCCCAGACCCTGGTAGTACAGTCAGGGCATCCGCTGGGACTATTCAAGTCCGGACCGGAGGCGCCCCGGGTCATCATTACCAACGGCCTTATGGTCGGGCTCTATGACAACCCCGACGACTGGGAGATCGCGGCCCAGATGGGGGTCTCCTCCTACGGCCAGATGACTGCCGGAGGATGGATGTACATCGGCCCCCAGGGCATTGTCCACGGCACCTACAACACCCTCCTCAACGCCGGACGCAAAATGTGCGGAGTGGCAGCCGACCAAAATCTCAGGGGACTCCTGTTCGTCTCCTCGGGATTGGGGGGCATGAGCGGCGCCCAGCCCAAGGCCGCCGCCATCGCCGGTGCCGTTTCGGTCATCGCCGAAGTGGACGCGTCACGAATCCGCACTCGGATGGATCAGGGGTGGGTCGACGAGATGTCGCCCGACCCCGACGAGATATTCATCAAGGCCGCCGCCGCCGCCCGCTCCGGAACACCCCTTTCCCTGGCCTACCATGGAAACGTTGTCGATTTGCTGGAGTACATCGTCGCCAAAAACATTCATGTGGATCTCCTTTCGGATCAGACCTCCTGCCACGTGGCTTATGACGGCGGTTACTGTCCCCAGGGCGTGAGCTTCGAGGAGCGGACGCGACTGTTGACCGCCGACAGACGCCTTTTTCGACAGATGGTCGATCGAAGCCTCCGGCGCCATTTCGAACTCATCCGGATCCTTTCGGCACGCGGGGCCTATTTTTTCGACTACGGCAACGCTTTTCTCAAAGCGGTTTTCGACGCCGGTGTTCCCGAGATCGCCAAGAACGGTCGGGACGCCAGGGAAGGATTCATTTTTCCTTCCTATTTTGAAGATATTATGGGTCCTATCTTCGATTACGGTTACGGCCCTTTTCGTTGGGTCTGCCTTTCAGGAGATCCCGAAGATCTCGCGCGGACCGATCAGGCCGCCATGGCCTGCATCGACCCCGAACGACGTCCCGAAGACCGGGACAACCGGGCCTGGATTCGCGACGCCGAAAAACACCGGTTGGTGGTGGGAAGCCAGGCCCGCATTCTATATCAGGACGCCGCCGGTCGAACCGCCATCGCCCTCAGGTTCAACGCCATGGTCCGCTCGGGTGAGATCGGTCCCATCATGGTGGGCCGGGACCACCACGATCCGGGGGGAACAGACTCCCCCTTCCGGGAGACGGCCAATATCCGGGACGGCAGCAACGTCACCGCCGACATGGCGACACATTGCTTCGCGGGAAACGCTGCCCGGGGCATGTCTCTGGTGGCGCTGCACAACGGTGGCGGTACCGGCATCGGCAAAGCCGTCAACGGCGGGTTCGGACTCGTCCTCGACGGCGGCGAGCGGGTGGACGCCGTGATTCGATCGGCCATGTCCTGGGACGTCATGGGCGGCGTGGCGCGACGCAATTGGGCACGAAACCCCAATGCCATGGCCGTGGCCATGGCGTACAACCAGGAGAATGTCAACGGCGATCAGATTACCCTTCCGTACCTGACCGATGATGCATTGGTGACGGAAACGGTGGACGCCCTGTTTCCCAAATCCCGGTAG
- a CDS encoding alpha-amylase family glycosyl hydrolase, with protein MTEQMTLLPLHRLGPRETSPRVVNFSILMPWISADSGYRMWVKIIHEHDQFLQEIAPERFEMTHGEDPDYGDIWRAEVDIGARPKAHAASRWGEPGKYVYRYLLEHPDISGDVDWIIDPFAREFGVGKLSAITIGYVPYQWSEAETHWTVPILSDLVLYELMISEFGGDIDRTIDRLDYLADLGINGIEIMPVSNTANTVDWGFLPIGYFGVDERFGNRKNFQRLIDAAHQRGIAVILDAVYGHTSESFPYSYLYRRLGFNENPFMGSFAKNYFGESTDFRHAFTRNFFFTVNHHWLDCYHIDGFRYDCVPNYWDGPMGQGYAALVYHTFQHLKAKTAEGGHWRRFAGDEGIRLIQCAEQLEAPREILETSYSTCTWQNETLEAARRATLGNPSDLESLGLRFGLFQYPTEVTSGGDSLAKSALQYIENHDHSRFVCNFGILNRDRSDLLSEGDRGLWFKTQPYLIGLMTAKGIPMIWQGQEFAENYAVPEHGWGRILMFRPVRWDYFYDPIGKRVISLVRKLIRIRRNRIQMRCGEHYFYNHFNRYQSKGVMLFARCWEAQFSLVALNFGDQEQRVSFSFPFAGDYIEELHGEDNLANIAQKQVVWLTVPSNYGRIWTIVTAE; from the coding sequence ATGACGGAACAGATGACGCTTCTGCCGCTTCACCGGCTGGGTCCCCGGGAAACGTCCCCCCGTGTCGTCAACTTCAGCATCCTGATGCCCTGGATTTCAGCCGATTCCGGCTATCGCATGTGGGTCAAGATCATCCATGAACACGACCAGTTCCTCCAGGAAATCGCCCCTGAGAGGTTTGAGATGACCCATGGCGAAGACCCGGACTACGGCGATATCTGGCGGGCCGAGGTCGATATCGGTGCCCGCCCCAAAGCTCACGCAGCCTCCCGGTGGGGAGAGCCCGGTAAATACGTCTATCGGTACCTGCTTGAACATCCCGATATCTCAGGCGACGTGGACTGGATCATTGATCCTTTCGCCCGGGAATTCGGGGTCGGGAAACTGTCGGCTATAACGATCGGGTATGTCCCTTATCAGTGGAGCGAAGCCGAAACGCATTGGACGGTCCCCATCCTGTCCGATCTGGTGCTCTACGAGTTGATGATCAGCGAATTCGGCGGAGACATCGACCGCACCATCGATCGTCTCGATTATCTGGCGGACCTTGGCATCAACGGCATCGAGATCATGCCCGTATCCAACACGGCCAACACCGTGGACTGGGGATTTCTGCCCATCGGCTATTTTGGCGTGGACGAGCGATTCGGCAACCGCAAAAACTTTCAGCGGCTTATCGATGCCGCTCATCAGCGGGGCATCGCCGTCATCCTGGACGCCGTCTACGGCCATACCAGCGAAAGCTTTCCTTACAGCTACCTCTATCGCCGATTGGGTTTCAATGAAAACCCCTTCATGGGATCCTTCGCCAAGAACTATTTTGGCGAAAGCACGGACTTTCGGCATGCCTTTACACGGAATTTCTTTTTTACCGTCAACCATCACTGGCTCGACTGCTATCATATCGACGGTTTCCGATACGATTGCGTTCCCAATTACTGGGACGGCCCCATGGGACAAGGTTATGCCGCTCTCGTCTATCACACCTTCCAGCACCTGAAGGCGAAAACGGCCGAAGGGGGACACTGGCGACGCTTTGCCGGCGACGAGGGGATCCGGCTCATCCAGTGTGCCGAACAGCTTGAAGCGCCCAGGGAGATTCTCGAGACATCCTACTCCACCTGCACCTGGCAGAACGAGACCCTGGAAGCGGCAAGGCGGGCGACGCTTGGGAACCCTTCCGACCTCGAAAGCCTCGGGCTTCGGTTCGGCCTTTTCCAGTATCCGACCGAGGTAACGTCCGGCGGAGATTCCCTCGCCAAATCAGCCCTTCAGTATATCGAAAATCATGATCACTCGCGGTTCGTCTGCAACTTCGGCATCCTTAACCGTGATCGCAGCGATCTCCTGAGCGAGGGAGATCGAGGTCTCTGGTTCAAAACCCAACCCTATCTCATCGGCCTGATGACCGCCAAGGGCATCCCCATGATCTGGCAGGGACAGGAGTTTGCGGAGAACTACGCCGTTCCCGAACATGGATGGGGACGCATCCTCATGTTCCGGCCGGTGCGGTGGGACTATTTCTACGATCCCATCGGAAAACGCGTCATTTCGCTGGTGCGCAAGCTGATCAGAATCCGGCGAAACCGGATACAGATGCGCTGCGGGGAACATTACTTCTACAACCATTTCAATCGATACCAGAGCAAGGGGGTGATGCTCTTCGCCCGGTGCTGGGAGGCACAATTCAGCCTTGTAGCGCTCAACTTCGGTGACCAGGAGCAGCGGGTTTCCTTCAGTTTTCCGTTTGCAGGCGACTACATCGAGGAACTGCACGGCGAGGACAACCTGGCCAATATCGCCCAAAAACAGGTGGTGTGGCTGACCGTCCCAAGCAATTACGGCCGCATCTGGACGATCGTTACGGCAGAATAA
- the larC gene encoding nickel pincer cofactor biosynthesis protein LarC: MKIAYFDCFAGAAGNMILGALLDAGLDVGRLTGELEKLGLKGYDLRVFSAIRRGIGGTFVNVAVDEAVHRHQHRRLPGIRAMIEKSSLKPAVKARSLAVFERLADAEATVHRIARDEVHFHEVGAVDAVVDVVGGVAGLDLLGVEAVYCSALHVGGGTVASAHGILPVPAPATAELLRGVPVYDQGIRSELLTPTGAAILTTLASGFGPMPAMRTASVGYGAGTADLEIPNLLRVQIGDTEDDAAGYRTEQVAVMETVVDDMDPQIWGHVVQRLFDMGALDVFLSPVQMKKHRPGTLATVVCRPEHVRIFADVLMRETTSIGVRWRTEDRITARRVVVSCDTPLGTVRCKFAFREDEIINVKPEYDDCRRIACETNLPLKTVMETAKRFAFIRKRETGSDAEGAI; this comes from the coding sequence ATGAAGATCGCTTATTTTGACTGTTTTGCGGGTGCCGCCGGGAATATGATCCTGGGTGCCCTCCTGGACGCGGGTCTTGACGTCGGGCGCCTTACCGGCGAGTTGGAAAAATTGGGCCTCAAGGGATACGATCTCAGGGTCTTTTCCGCCATTCGACGCGGGATTGGTGGGACGTTCGTCAATGTCGCGGTGGACGAAGCCGTCCACCGTCATCAGCACCGGCGGCTGCCCGGGATTCGGGCAATGATCGAGAAAAGCAGCCTGAAGCCTGCCGTCAAGGCGAGGAGTCTTGCGGTGTTTGAACGTCTGGCCGATGCTGAAGCGACAGTACATCGAATAGCCAGGGACGAGGTTCATTTTCACGAGGTGGGTGCCGTGGACGCGGTGGTCGACGTCGTAGGCGGTGTCGCCGGACTGGACCTACTCGGTGTCGAGGCGGTCTATTGTTCGGCGCTTCATGTCGGGGGCGGTACTGTGGCGAGCGCCCACGGCATCCTGCCGGTGCCGGCCCCGGCCACCGCCGAGTTGCTCAGGGGGGTTCCTGTTTATGATCAGGGGATTCGGAGCGAACTCCTCACACCCACGGGGGCCGCCATTCTCACCACCCTCGCCTCGGGGTTCGGACCCATGCCGGCCATGCGGACGGCATCCGTGGGCTACGGTGCCGGCACGGCCGACCTCGAAATTCCCAATCTGCTGCGTGTTCAAATCGGCGACACCGAGGACGACGCTGCCGGCTATCGGACCGAGCAGGTGGCGGTGATGGAGACCGTCGTGGACGACATGGATCCCCAGATCTGGGGTCATGTGGTTCAACGGCTGTTCGATATGGGGGCTCTGGACGTGTTTTTGTCGCCTGTCCAGATGAAAAAGCACCGTCCGGGCACGCTTGCGACCGTCGTTTGCCGGCCGGAGCACGTGCGGATTTTCGCAGACGTACTGATGCGCGAGACCACCAGTATCGGCGTTCGATGGCGGACCGAGGACCGAATTACGGCACGCAGAGTCGTCGTCTCCTGCGACACGCCGTTGGGGACGGTCCGCTGCAAGTTCGCCTTTCGGGAAGACGAGATCATCAATGTCAAGCCCGAGTATGACGATTGCCGTCGGATTGCCTGTGAAACGAATCTCCCCTTGAAAACCGTTATGGAAACTGCGAAACGCTTCGCCTTCATACGGAAACGAGAGACCGGCAGTGATGCCGAGGGGGCTATTTGA
- a CDS encoding GMP reductase: MRIEYEVKLGFKDVMIRPKRSTLKSRAQVDLNRTYVFRHTQKTWTGIPVIAANMDTVGTFAMTDELARYGLLTAVHKHYSPDDWQRFLETRAPSIYDHIMVSAGASDEDFIKLKDIIRRSPKLSFICIDVANGYTEFFVDYVKKIRETFPEKLIAAGNVVTGEMVEELILAGADMIKVGIGPGSVCTTRVKTGVGYPQLSAIIECADAAHGLKGLIIADGGCTCPGDVAKAFGAGADFVMLGGMFAGHDECGGEILELGGERCVEFYGMSSSTAMEKYNGGVAEYRASEGKTVIVPYRGSVEGTVQDILGGIRSTCTYVGAAKLKELAKRTTFIRTTEQENKTFK; this comes from the coding sequence ATGCGCATCGAATATGAAGTGAAGCTCGGATTCAAGGATGTCATGATCCGCCCCAAACGCTCCACCCTCAAAAGTCGCGCTCAGGTGGATCTCAACCGAACCTACGTGTTTCGTCACACCCAGAAGACCTGGACCGGTATCCCGGTCATCGCCGCCAACATGGACACCGTGGGCACCTTTGCCATGACCGACGAATTGGCCCGGTACGGCCTGCTCACGGCCGTCCACAAACACTATTCCCCGGACGACTGGCAGCGTTTCCTCGAAACCAGGGCACCTTCCATCTATGATCACATCATGGTGAGTGCCGGCGCCTCGGATGAAGACTTCATCAAACTCAAGGATATTATTCGGCGCAGCCCCAAACTTTCGTTCATCTGTATCGACGTGGCCAATGGCTACACCGAGTTTTTCGTGGATTATGTCAAGAAAATCAGGGAGACGTTTCCTGAAAAGCTCATCGCCGCCGGAAACGTCGTCACGGGGGAGATGGTGGAGGAGCTGATCCTGGCCGGGGCCGACATGATCAAGGTGGGTATCGGGCCGGGATCGGTCTGCACCACCCGGGTAAAGACGGGCGTCGGATACCCCCAACTCTCGGCCATCATCGAATGCGCCGATGCGGCGCACGGCCTCAAGGGCCTCATCATCGCAGACGGCGGCTGCACCTGCCCCGGCGACGTGGCCAAGGCATTCGGGGCCGGAGCCGACTTCGTCATGCTGGGGGGAATGTTCGCCGGACACGACGAATGCGGTGGGGAGATTCTCGAACTTGGCGGCGAGCGATGCGTCGAGTTCTACGGAATGAGTTCAAGCACGGCCATGGAAAAATACAACGGTGGTGTTGCCGAATACCGGGCTTCCGAGGGAAAAACCGTTATCGTACCTTACCGGGGAAGCGTTGAGGGTACGGTCCAGGACATCCTTGGGGGTATCCGTTCGACCTGCACCTACGTCGGGGCAGCCAAGCTCAAGGAACTGGCCAAGCGGACCACCTTCATCCGGACGACGGAGCAGGAAAACAAGACCTTCAAATAG